In Planctomycetota bacterium, a single window of DNA contains:
- a CDS encoding DUF86 domain-containing protein, translating to MRDEDRIRLRHMLDAARDAVTFAQGRTCEDLARDRQFALALVKCVEIIGEAASQVSADGQKDVVALPWREIIDMRHRLVHAYYDINREILWRTIARDLPPLIRVLEQVVGPDLGNQD from the coding sequence TTGCGGGATGAGGATCGAATTCGCCTCAGGCACATGCTCGACGCCGCCCGCGATGCGGTCACCTTCGCCCAGGGCCGCACGTGCGAGGACCTCGCCCGCGACCGGCAGTTCGCCCTGGCGCTCGTGAAATGCGTGGAGATCATCGGCGAGGCCGCCAGCCAGGTCTCAGCGGACGGGCAGAAGGATGTCGTCGCCCTTCCCTGGCGCGAGATTATCGACATGCGCCACCGCCTGGTGCATGCCTACTACGACATCAACAGGGAGATTCTCTGGCGGACCATAGCCAGGGACCTGCCGCCGCTCATCCGGGTTCTTGAGCAGGTAGTGGGACCGGACTTGGGCAACCAGGATTGA
- a CDS encoding nucleotidyltransferase domain-containing protein, protein MVQIGVDKTGLAEFCRRRHIQRLALFGSVLRENFGPESDVDVLVAFEPDHVPGLIGLARMERELSDYFGGRKVDLRTAEDLSRYFRAKVLATAEVQFAG, encoded by the coding sequence ATGGTTCAGATTGGGGTAGATAAGACGGGACTGGCGGAGTTTTGCCGGCGCCGCCACATTCAGCGATTGGCGCTGTTCGGCTCGGTCCTTCGCGAGAATTTCGGGCCGGAGAGCGACGTGGATGTGCTCGTGGCATTCGAGCCGGACCACGTGCCGGGGCTGATCGGCCTGGCCCGGATGGAGCGAGAACTGTCGGACTATTTCGGCGGGCGGAAGGTGGACCTCAGGACGGCCGAGGATCTGAGCCGCTATTTCCGTGCCAAGGTCCTCGCCACGGCGGAGGTGCAGTTTGCGGGATGA